In the genome of Brachypodium distachyon strain Bd21 chromosome 3, Brachypodium_distachyon_v3.0, whole genome shotgun sequence, the window AGTGAGAGGAGATTGTCTGATGGTTACATGGATAGAGATGGAGATGGCAGCAGGACGAGAAGAGAAGACGAGGACGATCAGGGCGCTTCAAGAAGATCTAGCTCCAAATCTTCTAGCCATGATGTTTCTCATAGTAAAAGCAGAAGCAAGACAGAGGGGCCATATGATGGTCAGCTGGACAAGGGTGAGGGAAGAGAGGGCAGTAAGGAGAAGCAAGGGCACTGGGAACAAGAGGAATTTCCTTACCAGAGGAGTGTGGTTGAGACTCATACAGACCGAAGAGCTGACATTGTGGAGGCAAAAGATAGGTTGACCTGTTTGGATGCGGATGGGCATGCACTGTTGAAGGATGGAAGCAACAAAGAGGATAGAGATGATAAGAAGTATCCTGTAGAGAGGTATGGGTGTGATAGGAGTAATTCAGACTCAGATAATGAAAGAAGCATAGGCATGaaggagaaaacaagagagGATGCTTATGGAGAGTCTAATTCATATAGGGGAAGGGACAGAAACAGAGAGTTGGAAGGATCTAAAGAATACTGGAGGAATCGTCAAAGGCAAGATTCAAAGGAGACAAATGACTATGATGCTGTTACAGATTGGAGACATGGCCAGGAAAGATTAGATACTGGAAATTTCCATGGCCGGTCTGGGTACAGGAAAGATTATAGGGGAAGATATGAAAGCAGCAAAGGCCCTTCGTTGTACGGCAGTCGATATGACAATTCTGATTCAATAGAGATTCGGCCTAACAGGAATCTTGATTTTGGAAAGGAGAATTCTGTTTCTGGGAGAACTGACATGGGATCTTATCAAGATTTAATGCACGGAACAAACCAACAATCTGATcagaacaaacaaaatcatGGAAATGGTGAGGATTTACAGGAAAGACACTACGAAGATGCTCAAACTATGAATCATGATACTGTCAAAGATCAATCTGATTCTGAGACTGTGAGAAGTGGATTGAAAGGAGCAATGACACCCAATACTTCAGGAGCAGGTCAAAGTGGCAGTTGCAGTATGATCTCTCCAATTCCTCAGCAAGGGACAAAAGGTGGTAGTGGTAGATCTTCTAGAGGGCCAAGAGGAAGGCCGAACGAAAGGGACCCTCAGAGAGTTGGAGTTTCAGTGCCTATGATGCCGCCTTCACCATTCGGACCTCTTGGCCTGCCACCAGGTCTAATGCAACCAATGGGGCCAAACATGTCCCATTCTCCTGGTCCTCTTGGACCTGGTGTTTTCATACCACCATTTCCAGGGCCTCTTCTTTGGCCTGGAGCAAGGGGTGTCGATATGAGTATGCTTGCTCTTCCACCCAACCTTCCCATGCCTCCACTAGTAGCTGGGCCTAGGTTCAGTACCGGCATGGGAGCTGGCCCAAGCCACAACATTCACTTAAATCAAACAGGCACTGGAAGAGGAACTTCAATGAATGCATCAGGATCTGGTTTCAGCCCAATGGCTACACCCAGTCGTGAAATGATGCATGATAAACCATCCACAGGCTGGATGCCACACCGGAGCAGTGGGCCTGCTGGAAAAGCTCCCTCAAGGGGAGAACAAAATGATTACTCACAGAACTTTGTCGACACTGGCATGCGACCTCAGAACTTCATTAGGGAACTGGAGCTTACAAATGTAGTGGAAGACTATCCAAAACTTAGAGAACTGATACAGAGGAAAGATG includes:
- the LOC100830743 gene encoding methyltransferase-like protein 1, which translates into the protein MEGSESIRNHNKRDVEDNVNARSGLKEEEEQDNVDGRKNRSGKSRKHSSGDEVEEPDDGRRRSSADRNESRRKSISGSGQAYSDNDDDYDVRRGSQVSKILRRSSEERSERRLSDGYMDRDGDGSRTRREDEDDQGASRRSSSKSSSHDVSHSKSRSKTEGPYDGQLDKGEGREGSKEKQGHWEQEEFPYQRSVVETHTDRRADIVEAKDRLTCLDADGHALLKDGSNKEDRDDKKYPVERYGCDRSNSDSDNERSIGMKEKTREDAYGESNSYRGRDRNRELEGSKEYWRNRQRQDSKETNDYDAVTDWRHGQERLDTGNFHGRSGYRKDYRGRYESSKGPSLYGSRYDNSDSIEIRPNRNLDFGKENSVSGRTDMGSYQDLMHGTNQQSDQNKQNHGNGEDLQERHYEDAQTMNHDTVKDQSDSETVRSGLKGAMTPNTSGAGQSGSCSMISPIPQQGTKGGSGRSSRGPRGRPNERDPQRVGVSVPMMPPSPFGPLGLPPGLMQPMGPNMSHSPGPLGPGVFIPPFPGPLLWPGARGVDMSMLALPPNLPMPPLVAGPRFSTGMGAGPSHNIHLNQTGTGRGTSMNASGSGFSPMATPSREMMHDKPSTGWMPHRSSGPAGKAPSRGEQNDYSQNFVDTGMRPQNFIRELELTNVVEDYPKLRELIQRKDEIVSNSASAPMYYKCDLKEHVLSPEFFGTKFDVILVDPPWEEYVHRAPGITDDIEYWTPEEIMNLKIEAIADTPSFIFLWVGDGVGLEQGRQCLKKWGFRRCEDICWVKTNKKNATPGLRHDSNTLFQHSKEHCLMGIKGTVRRSTDGHIIHANIDTDIIIAEEPTDGCTKKPEDMYRIIEHFALGRRRLELFGEDHNIRPGWLTLGKALSSSNFNKETYMKNFTDRDGKVWQGIAGRNPPPDAPHLVVTTPEIESLRPKSPPHKNQQHQTMSVTLMGPNSSTNRRSTTSTPQNAVAVVGSETVMPPGWSSTPMAGFGMPEGGSWS